From Streptomyces griseorubiginosus, one genomic window encodes:
- a CDS encoding permease, which translates to MAVTKAPPPTRDTGEDRRPAAPEAPAPAPDPEARRLNSPLALTLLMLLVVLCQGPIRAALGAPVMQSWMTVFVAVLVQALPFLVLGVLLSAAIAVFVPPSFFARALPSNPVLAVPVAGAAGVVLPGCECASVPVAGALVRRGVTPAAALAFLLSAPAINPIVLTATAVAFPRDPEMVVARLVASLLVACAMGWLWLRLGRTDLLKPPTRHAYEGQGKGAAFWGSVRHDVMHAGGFLVVGAMAAATLKAVVPQTWLRTAAENPVIAVLALAALAVVLSICSEADAFVAASLTQFSLTARLTFLVVGPMIDLKLFAMQTGTFGRAFALRFAPATLALAIVVSVLTGWVML; encoded by the coding sequence GTGGCCGTCACCAAAGCACCCCCGCCCACGCGGGACACCGGCGAGGACCGGCGCCCGGCAGCACCCGAGGCGCCGGCCCCGGCGCCGGACCCGGAGGCGCGGCGGCTCAACTCCCCTCTCGCGCTGACCCTGTTGATGCTCCTGGTGGTGCTCTGCCAGGGTCCGATCCGGGCGGCGCTGGGCGCGCCGGTGATGCAGAGCTGGATGACGGTGTTCGTCGCCGTGCTCGTGCAGGCGCTGCCCTTCCTGGTGCTCGGGGTGCTGCTGTCGGCGGCGATCGCGGTGTTCGTGCCGCCGTCCTTCTTCGCCCGCGCGCTGCCGAGCAACCCGGTCCTCGCGGTGCCGGTGGCGGGGGCGGCGGGTGTGGTGCTGCCGGGCTGCGAATGCGCGTCCGTGCCGGTGGCGGGCGCGCTGGTGCGGCGCGGTGTCACCCCGGCCGCGGCCCTCGCCTTCCTGCTCTCCGCCCCGGCGATCAACCCGATCGTGCTGACCGCGACCGCCGTGGCCTTCCCCCGGGACCCGGAGATGGTCGTGGCCCGGCTCGTCGCGAGCCTGCTGGTGGCCTGCGCGATGGGCTGGCTGTGGCTGCGCCTCGGCCGCACCGATCTGCTGAAGCCGCCGACCCGGCACGCGTACGAGGGGCAGGGCAAGGGCGCCGCCTTCTGGGGCTCGGTGCGGCACGACGTGATGCACGCGGGCGGCTTCCTGGTCGTCGGCGCGATGGCGGCGGCGACCCTGAAGGCGGTGGTCCCGCAGACGTGGCTGCGTACGGCGGCGGAGAACCCGGTGATCGCGGTGCTGGCCCTGGCCGCGCTCGCCGTGGTGCTGTCGATCTGCTCGGAGGCGGACGCCTTCGTGGCCGCCTCCCTCACCCAGTTCTCACTGACCGCGCGGCTGACCTTCCTGGTCGTCGGCCCGATGATCGACCTGAAGCTGTTCGCGATGCAGACCGGCACCTTCGGCCGCGCCTTCGCGCTGCGCTTCGCCCCCGCCACCCTCGCCCTGGCGATCGTGGTGTCGGTGCTGACCGGGTGGGTGATGCTGTGA
- a CDS encoding NAD-binding protein → MVVCGDDGLAHRLAAELRGVYGEQVTLVVPASERSVRPPVVVRARSASALLDRVVTAAAGLTGNGAGTGAVTAVGEPPGGIRLMEAAEPTEAALAAAGVERADALALVYDDDETNIRAALTARRLNPRLRLVLRLYNRRLGQHIEELLDQAAVLASGGPADGTGFDASTTVLSDADTAAPALAATALTGTSKVLQTGGLLLRAVERPPAGAGVSAGPGLATLALLSQTDSQGRADDQGPALLPDAAAVRDGGGRATVVLEQVSYAGPALPDGRGVMPWFASLFSRRLRWSLAGMVGCVVALAVALWLVTGIHPLRAFYLTLLDLFAIDDPAIGESVGRQILQLLSGLAGLLLLPVLLAAVLEALGTFRTVSSLRKPPRGLGGHVVLLGLGKIGTRVLTRLRELNIPVVCVESDPEARGLATARRLRVPVVLGDVTQEGVLEAAKIHRAHALLAVTSADTTNLEAVLYARAVRPDLRVVLRLYDDDFATAVYRTLRAAHPAASTRSRSVSHLAAPAFAGAMMGRQILGAFPVERRVLLFAAVEVGGHPQLEGKTVGEAFRAGSWRVLAREESGDAPGLAWDLPDTYVLQPSDRVVLAATRRGLAELLGRRGRERSGT, encoded by the coding sequence ATGGTGGTGTGCGGCGACGACGGGCTCGCGCACCGGCTGGCGGCCGAACTCAGAGGGGTCTACGGCGAGCAGGTCACGCTCGTCGTACCGGCCTCCGAACGGTCCGTGCGGCCACCGGTGGTGGTGCGGGCCCGGTCCGCGTCCGCGCTGCTGGACCGGGTGGTGACCGCGGCCGCGGGCCTGACCGGCAACGGCGCCGGCACCGGCGCCGTCACCGCCGTCGGCGAACCCCCGGGCGGCATACGGCTGATGGAGGCCGCCGAGCCGACCGAGGCCGCGCTCGCCGCGGCGGGCGTGGAACGCGCGGACGCGCTCGCGCTCGTGTACGACGACGACGAGACCAACATCCGCGCCGCCCTCACCGCCCGCCGCCTCAACCCCCGGCTGCGGCTGGTGCTGCGGCTCTACAACCGCCGCCTCGGCCAGCACATCGAGGAACTCCTCGACCAGGCCGCCGTGCTGGCCTCCGGCGGCCCGGCCGACGGGACCGGCTTCGACGCCTCCACCACCGTGCTCTCCGACGCCGACACCGCCGCGCCCGCGCTGGCCGCCACCGCCCTCACCGGCACCAGCAAGGTCCTCCAGACCGGCGGCCTGCTGCTGCGCGCGGTCGAACGGCCGCCCGCCGGGGCCGGGGTGAGCGCCGGTCCCGGTCTCGCCACGCTCGCCCTGCTCTCGCAGACCGACAGCCAGGGGCGCGCCGACGACCAGGGACCGGCACTGCTGCCGGACGCGGCAGCCGTACGGGACGGCGGCGGACGGGCCACCGTAGTGCTGGAGCAGGTCTCGTACGCCGGGCCCGCGCTGCCCGACGGGCGGGGCGTGATGCCCTGGTTCGCCTCGCTGTTCTCGCGCCGGCTGCGGTGGTCGCTGGCCGGAATGGTGGGGTGCGTGGTCGCGCTGGCCGTCGCGCTGTGGCTGGTGACCGGGATCCATCCCCTGCGCGCCTTCTATCTGACCCTCCTCGATCTGTTCGCGATCGACGACCCCGCGATCGGGGAGTCCGTCGGCCGGCAGATCCTGCAACTCCTGTCCGGACTCGCCGGACTGCTCCTCCTCCCGGTGCTCCTCGCCGCCGTCCTGGAGGCGCTCGGAACCTTCCGCACGGTGTCCTCCCTGCGCAAACCGCCCCGTGGCCTCGGCGGACACGTGGTGCTCCTCGGTCTCGGCAAGATCGGCACCCGGGTGCTGACGCGGCTGCGGGAGCTGAACATCCCCGTGGTCTGCGTCGAGTCCGACCCCGAGGCCCGGGGACTGGCCACGGCCCGCCGGCTGCGGGTGCCGGTGGTGCTCGGGGACGTCACCCAGGAAGGGGTCCTGGAGGCGGCCAAGATCCACCGCGCGCACGCCCTGCTCGCGGTGACCAGCGCGGACACGACGAACCTGGAGGCCGTGCTGTACGCGCGGGCCGTGCGGCCCGATCTCCGGGTGGTGCTGCGGCTGTACGACGACGACTTCGCGACGGCGGTGTACCGGACCCTGCGGGCGGCCCACCCGGCCGCCTCGACGCGGAGCCGGAGCGTGTCGCATCTCGCGGCTCCCGCGTTCGCCGGGGCGATGATGGGGCGGCAGATCCTGGGGGCGTTCCCGGTCGAGCGGCGGGTGCTGCTGTTCGCGGCGGTGGAGGTGGGCGGGCATCCCCAGCTGGAGGGGAAGACGGTCGGGGAGGCGTTCCGGGCCGGGTCGTGGCGGGTGCTGGCCCGGGAGGAGTCGGGGGACGCGCCCGGGCTGGCGTGGGATCTGCCGGACACGTATGTGCTCCAGCCGTCGGACCGGGTGGTGCTGGCGGCCACGCGGCGGGGGTTGGCGGAGCTGCTGGGGCGGCGGGGCCGGGAGCGGTCGGGAACGTAG
- a CDS encoding prolyl oligopeptidase family serine peptidase codes for MTESNGSAAAERINEMPDWEKRFRAPRVSLPDWAEDAPDRSLFVSNATGTYELYAWDRATGEQRQVTDRPNGTTDGVLSPDGAWIWWFDDKDGDEFGVWRRQPFEGGPDEPAAPGLEASYPAGLALGRDGRTAVVGRSTDDEGTSIHLVRTGEEPVEIYRHRESAGVGDLSHDGSLIAVEHTEHGDAMHSALRVVRPDGTAVAELDDTKGGAEELGLEVLGFAPVVGDTRLLVGHQRRGRWEPLVWDVATSEETDLDLDLPGDVGAEWYPDGTGLLIVHSFEARSELFRYDLASGRLEKVPTPPGSVSGATARPDGSVEYLWSSAAEPSAVRSTTGEVVLDPPGLKSPGSVPVEDVWVQGPGGRIHALVQKPAGATGPLPTVFDIHGGPTWHDSDSFAAGPAAWVDHGYAVVRVNYRGSTGYGREWTDALKHRVGLIELEDIAAVREWAITSGLADPDRLILTGGSWGGYLTLLGLGTQPDAWALGIAAVPVADYVTAFHDEMEALKAMDRTLLGGTPEEVPERFEASSPLTYVDQVKAPVYISAGVNDPRCPIRQVDNYVKRLESRGAVHEVYRYDAGHGSLVVDERIKQVKLELDFAARHLG; via the coding sequence ATGACTGAGAGCAACGGGTCCGCCGCGGCCGAGCGGATCAACGAGATGCCGGACTGGGAGAAGCGCTTCCGGGCGCCCCGGGTGTCCCTGCCGGACTGGGCGGAGGACGCCCCGGACCGTTCCTTGTTCGTGTCCAACGCCACCGGGACCTACGAGCTGTACGCCTGGGACAGGGCCACGGGCGAGCAGCGCCAGGTGACGGACCGGCCCAACGGCACCACGGACGGCGTGCTCTCCCCGGACGGCGCCTGGATCTGGTGGTTCGACGACAAGGACGGCGACGAGTTCGGCGTCTGGCGCCGCCAGCCCTTCGAGGGCGGACCGGACGAGCCCGCCGCGCCGGGCCTGGAGGCCTCCTACCCCGCGGGCCTGGCCCTGGGCCGGGACGGCCGTACGGCGGTCGTCGGCCGCTCCACCGACGACGAGGGCACCTCCATCCATCTCGTGCGGACCGGCGAGGAGCCGGTGGAGATCTACCGGCACCGCGAGTCGGCGGGCGTCGGCGACCTCTCCCACGACGGCTCGCTGATCGCCGTCGAGCACACCGAGCACGGCGACGCGATGCACTCGGCCCTGCGCGTGGTCCGCCCGGACGGCACGGCGGTCGCCGAACTCGACGACACCAAGGGCGGCGCCGAGGAGCTCGGCCTGGAGGTCCTGGGCTTCGCGCCGGTCGTCGGCGACACCCGGCTGCTCGTCGGACACCAGCGGCGCGGTCGCTGGGAGCCGCTGGTGTGGGACGTGGCCACCTCCGAGGAGACCGACCTGGACCTGGACCTGCCCGGTGACGTGGGCGCCGAGTGGTACCCGGACGGCACCGGTCTGCTCATCGTGCACAGCTTCGAGGCACGCAGCGAGCTCTTCCGGTACGACCTGGCGAGCGGCCGGCTCGAGAAGGTCCCGACCCCGCCCGGCTCGGTCTCCGGGGCGACGGCCCGCCCCGACGGCAGCGTGGAGTACCTGTGGTCCTCGGCCGCCGAGCCGTCGGCGGTGCGCTCGACGACGGGTGAGGTGGTGCTCGACCCGCCGGGCCTGAAGTCCCCCGGCTCGGTGCCGGTGGAGGACGTGTGGGTGCAGGGCCCGGGCGGCCGTATCCACGCCCTGGTGCAGAAGCCGGCGGGGGCGACGGGACCGCTGCCGACGGTCTTCGACATCCACGGCGGTCCGACCTGGCACGACAGCGACTCCTTCGCGGCCGGTCCCGCGGCCTGGGTGGACCACGGGTACGCGGTCGTGCGGGTCAACTACCGCGGCTCCACGGGGTACGGGCGGGAGTGGACCGACGCGCTCAAGCACCGGGTCGGCCTGATCGAGCTGGAGGACATCGCGGCGGTGCGGGAATGGGCGATCACGTCCGGCCTCGCCGACCCCGACCGGCTGATCCTCACGGGCGGCTCCTGGGGCGGCTACCTCACCCTCCTCGGCCTGGGCACCCAGCCGGACGCGTGGGCGCTGGGCATCGCGGCGGTGCCGGTCGCGGACTACGTCACGGCGTTCCACGACGAGATGGAGGCGCTGAAGGCGATGGACCGGACGCTGCTGGGCGGCACGCCGGAGGAGGTGCCCGAGCGGTTCGAGGCGTCGTCGCCTCTGACGTACGTCGACCAGGTGAAGGCCCCCGTGTACATCTCGGCGGGTGTCAACGACCCCCGGTGCCCGATCCGCCAGGTCGACAACTACGTCAAGCGGCTGGAATCGCGGGGTGCGGTGCACGAGGTGTACCGGTACGACGCGGGCCACGGCTCACTCGTGGTGGACGAGCGGATCAAGCAGGTGAAGCTGGAACTGGACTTCGCGGCGAGGCATTTGGGGTAG
- a CDS encoding nuclear transport factor 2 family protein has product MTDLRKTVESFWAFAEARDWSAFADTLAEDVVYTLPQTRERVSGRERYVEFNREYPGDWHLRIERMVAEPEQVVTWVHVTVGLEEMYGISFFTGDGSGRISAVTDFWPEPYEPPAGRDHLTERY; this is encoded by the coding sequence ATGACCGATCTGCGCAAGACCGTGGAGAGTTTCTGGGCCTTCGCCGAGGCCCGCGACTGGAGCGCGTTCGCGGACACCCTCGCCGAGGACGTCGTCTACACCCTGCCGCAGACCCGCGAGCGCGTCAGCGGCCGGGAGCGGTACGTCGAGTTCAACCGGGAGTACCCGGGCGACTGGCACCTGCGGATCGAGCGGATGGTCGCCGAACCGGAGCAGGTGGTCACCTGGGTCCACGTCACGGTGGGGCTGGAGGAGATGTACGGCATCTCGTTCTTCACCGGTGACGGGAGCGGCCGTATATCCGCGGTCACCGACTTCTGGCCGGAGCCGTACGAACCCCCGGCCGGCCGGGACCACCTGACCGAGCGGTACTGA
- a CDS encoding SURF1 family protein, which yields MYRFLLTPRWFGINVFVLLAIPFCIFMGSWQLSRFEDRMTESREAEKQVVTDVREAPRPLAELLPVDKATSGKQATATGRYDKQLLVPDRQLGDREGYYVLTLLRTDGGEALPVVRGWLPGTPDPAKVPAPPKGEVTVTGALQASETPGDNGVSARGGLPAGQTAAISAASLINLVPYDVYDAWVTLNTGDSGMKAVPATAPADSGLDLKAFQNLGYTGEWFVFAGFVVFMWFRLVRREVEFIRDAELGIVPDDDQPEQGPRSQGRQDRGQQDQPQAKTPA from the coding sequence GTGTACCGGTTTCTGCTGACGCCCCGCTGGTTCGGCATCAACGTCTTCGTCCTGCTCGCCATCCCGTTCTGCATCTTCATGGGGTCATGGCAGCTGAGCCGGTTCGAGGACCGGATGACGGAGAGCCGCGAGGCCGAGAAGCAGGTCGTCACGGACGTGCGGGAGGCCCCGCGGCCGCTGGCCGAGCTGCTGCCGGTGGACAAGGCGACCTCCGGCAAGCAGGCCACCGCGACCGGCCGGTACGACAAGCAGCTGCTAGTCCCCGACCGGCAGCTGGGCGACCGCGAGGGGTACTACGTCCTGACCCTGCTGCGCACCGACGGCGGCGAGGCCCTGCCCGTGGTGCGCGGCTGGCTGCCGGGCACCCCCGATCCGGCGAAGGTCCCGGCCCCGCCTAAGGGCGAGGTCACCGTCACCGGCGCGCTCCAGGCCTCCGAGACCCCGGGGGACAACGGCGTCAGTGCGCGGGGCGGGCTCCCGGCCGGGCAGACCGCGGCGATCAGCGCGGCCTCGCTGATCAACCTCGTGCCCTACGACGTGTACGACGCGTGGGTCACCCTGAACACCGGTGACTCCGGGATGAAGGCCGTACCGGCGACCGCGCCCGCCGACAGCGGGCTGGACCTGAAGGCGTTCCAGAACCTCGGCTACACCGGCGAGTGGTTCGTCTTCGCCGGCTTCGTGGTCTTCATGTGGTTCCGGCTGGTGCGCCGCGAGGTGGAGTTCATCCGGGACGCGGAACTGGGGATCGTCCCGGACGACGACCAGCCGGAACAGGGCCCGCGGAGCCAGGGCCGGCAGGACCGGGGACAGCAGGACCAGCCCCAGGCGAAGACGCCCGCCTGA
- a CDS encoding SigE family RNA polymerase sigma factor gives MAQVLDFPAAPSGAAVLRPRRPGAPGGMPVIAPMPAARPTRIPSQRDGAEEAAAAGTTVDHLTETYRAHYRSLLGLAALLLDDTASCEDVVQEAFIRVHSARKRVRDPEKTLAYLRQTVVNLSRSALRRRILGLKLLSKPMPDMASAEEGAYDQLERDSLIKAMKGLQRRQREVLVLRYFADMTEAQVADTLGISLGSVKAYGSRGIAALRVAMEAPA, from the coding sequence GTGGCTCAGGTACTCGACTTCCCGGCCGCGCCGAGCGGCGCGGCCGTCCTCCGGCCCCGCAGGCCCGGGGCGCCCGGTGGCATGCCGGTGATCGCGCCCATGCCCGCAGCGCGGCCCACCCGCATACCCAGTCAGCGTGACGGCGCCGAGGAAGCGGCGGCAGCCGGGACCACCGTCGACCACCTGACCGAGACCTACCGCGCGCACTACCGCTCGCTGCTGGGTCTCGCCGCCCTCCTGCTCGACGACACCGCCTCCTGCGAGGACGTCGTCCAGGAGGCCTTCATCCGCGTCCACTCGGCACGCAAACGCGTCCGCGACCCCGAGAAGACGCTCGCGTACCTGCGTCAGACGGTCGTCAACCTCTCCCGCTCGGCCCTGCGCCGGCGCATCCTCGGACTGAAGCTGCTGTCCAAGCCGATGCCCGACATGGCGAGCGCCGAGGAGGGGGCCTACGACCAGCTGGAGCGCGACTCGCTCATCAAGGCCATGAAGGGGCTTCAGCGCCGCCAGCGCGAGGTCCTGGTCCTGCGCTACTTCGCGGACATGACCGAGGCCCAGGTCGCCGACACGCTCGGCATCTCACTGGGCTCCGTCAAGGCGTACGGCTCCCGGGGGATCGCCGCGCTGCGCGTCGCCATGGAGGCGCCGGCATGA
- a CDS encoding aspartate-semialdehyde dehydrogenase, with the protein MTARPTLAVVGATGAVGTVMLQILSQHADIWGEIRLIASPRSAGRKLAVRGEQVEVVALSEEAFDGVDVAMFDVPDEVAAQWAPVAAARGAVVVDNSGAFRMDSDVPLVVPEVNPHAARMRPRGIIANPNCTTLSMIVALGALHAEFGLRELVVSSYQAVSGAGRAGVDTLRQQLSLVAGTELGTHPGDVRRAVGDNTGPFPEPVALNVVPWAGSLREDGWSSEEMKVRDETRKILGLPALPVAVTCVRVPVVTVHSLTVHARFEGEVTVRKAREILATAPGVVLFDDPEAGEFPTPADVVGTDPTWVGRVRRALDDPTALELFVCGDNLRKGAALNTAQIAELVAAEFG; encoded by the coding sequence ATGACCGCACGTCCGACGCTCGCGGTCGTGGGGGCGACCGGGGCCGTCGGCACCGTCATGCTCCAGATCCTGTCCCAGCACGCGGACATCTGGGGCGAGATCCGGCTCATCGCCTCTCCCCGCTCGGCCGGCCGCAAGCTGGCCGTGCGGGGGGAGCAGGTCGAGGTGGTGGCCCTGTCGGAGGAGGCCTTCGACGGGGTCGACGTCGCCATGTTCGACGTACCCGACGAGGTGGCCGCCCAGTGGGCGCCGGTCGCCGCCGCGCGCGGTGCCGTCGTGGTGGACAACTCCGGCGCGTTCCGGATGGACTCCGACGTGCCCCTCGTCGTCCCCGAGGTCAATCCGCACGCGGCCCGGATGCGGCCGCGCGGGATCATCGCCAACCCCAACTGCACGACCCTGTCCATGATCGTGGCCCTGGGCGCGCTGCACGCCGAGTTCGGGCTGCGGGAGCTGGTGGTGTCCAGCTACCAGGCGGTCAGCGGGGCCGGGCGGGCCGGCGTGGACACCCTGCGCCAGCAGCTGTCCCTGGTCGCCGGCACCGAGCTCGGCACCCACCCCGGCGATGTGCGGCGGGCCGTCGGCGACAACACCGGGCCGTTCCCGGAGCCGGTCGCGCTGAACGTCGTACCGTGGGCCGGGTCGCTGCGCGAGGACGGCTGGTCCTCTGAGGAGATGAAGGTGCGGGACGAGACCCGCAAGATCCTCGGACTGCCCGCGCTGCCGGTCGCCGTGACCTGTGTGCGGGTCCCGGTCGTCACCGTGCACTCCCTCACCGTCCACGCCCGCTTCGAGGGCGAGGTCACCGTCCGCAAGGCGCGCGAGATCCTCGCGACCGCACCCGGGGTCGTCCTCTTCGACGACCCGGAGGCCGGGGAGTTCCCCACCCCCGCCGATGTCGTGGGCACCGACCCCACCTGGGTCGGCCGGGTCCGGCGCGCCCTCGACGACCCCACGGCGCTCGAACTCTTCGTGTGCGGGGACAACCTGCGCAAGGGCGCCGCCCTCAACACCGCCCAGATCGCGGAGCTGGTGGCGGCCGAGTTCGGGTGA
- a CDS encoding aspartate kinase, with protein sequence MGLVVQKYGGSSVADAEGIKRVAKRIVEAKKNGHQVVVVVSAMGDTTDELIDLAEQVSPMPAGREFDMLLTAGERISMALLAMAIKNLGHEAQSFTGSQAGVITDSVHNKARIIDVTPGRIRTALDEGNIAIVAGFQGVSQDKKDITTLGRGGSDTTAVALAAALDAEVCEIYTDVDGVFTADPRVVKKAKKIDWISFEDMLELAASGSKVLLHRCVEYARRYNIPIHVRSSFSGLQGTWVSSEPIEQGDKQVEQAIISGVAHDTSEAKITVVGVPDKPGEAAVIFRTIADAEINIDMIVQNVSAASTGLTDISFTLPKAEGRKAIDALEKNKSGIGFDSLRYDDQIGKISLVGAGMKTNPGVTADFFTALSDAGVNIELISTSEIRISVVTRADDVNEAVRAVHSAFGLDSDSDEAVVYGGTGR encoded by the coding sequence GTGGGCCTTGTCGTGCAGAAGTACGGAGGCTCCTCCGTAGCCGATGCCGAGGGCATCAAGCGCGTCGCCAAGCGAATCGTCGAAGCGAAGAAGAACGGCCACCAGGTCGTCGTCGTCGTTTCCGCGATGGGCGACACGACGGACGAGCTGATCGATCTCGCCGAGCAGGTATCACCCATGCCTGCCGGGCGTGAGTTCGACATGCTGCTGACCGCCGGAGAGCGGATCTCCATGGCCCTGCTGGCCATGGCGATCAAAAACCTGGGCCACGAGGCCCAGTCCTTCACCGGCAGCCAGGCAGGCGTCATCACCGACTCGGTCCACAACAAAGCCCGGATCATCGACGTCACGCCGGGCCGTATCCGTACGGCCCTGGACGAGGGCAACATCGCCATCGTCGCCGGCTTCCAGGGCGTCAGCCAGGACAAGAAGGACATCACCACGCTCGGCCGCGGCGGTTCCGACACGACCGCCGTCGCGCTGGCCGCCGCCCTCGACGCCGAGGTCTGCGAGATCTACACCGACGTCGACGGCGTGTTCACCGCCGACCCGCGCGTGGTGAAGAAGGCGAAGAAGATCGACTGGATCTCCTTCGAGGACATGCTGGAGCTCGCCGCCTCCGGTTCGAAGGTGCTGCTCCACCGCTGCGTGGAGTACGCGCGCCGCTACAACATCCCGATCCACGTCCGGTCCAGCTTCAGCGGGCTGCAGGGCACCTGGGTCAGCAGTGAGCCGATCGAGCAAGGGGACAAGCAGGTGGAGCAGGCCATCATCTCCGGTGTCGCGCACGACACCTCCGAGGCCAAGATCACGGTCGTCGGCGTGCCGGACAAGCCGGGTGAGGCCGCGGTGATCTTCCGTACGATCGCGGACGCCGAGATCAACATCGACATGATCGTGCAGAACGTCTCCGCCGCCTCCACCGGGCTGACGGACATCTCCTTCACCCTTCCCAAGGCCGAGGGCCGCAAGGCCATCGACGCCCTGGAGAAGAACAAGTCCGGCATCGGCTTCGACTCGCTGCGCTACGACGACCAGATCGGCAAGATCTCCCTGGTCGGCGCGGGCATGAAGACCAACCCGGGCGTCACGGCCGACTTCTTCACCGCCCTGTCCGACGCCGGCGTGAACATCGAGCTGATCTCGACCTCCGAGATCCGCATCTCGGTCGTCACCCGCGCCGACGACGTCAACGAAGCCGTCCGCGCCGTCCACAGCGCCTTCGGCCTCGACTCCGACAGCGACGAGGCCGTGGTCTACGGCGGCACCGGCCGATGA
- a CDS encoding response regulator transcription factor, whose translation MRVLLVEDDEPVAQSLRRGLIRYGFEVEWVSTGAAALSHTGPYDVVLLDLGLPDTDGLDVCKALRERGDVPIIVISARSDETDRVVGLELGADDYVSKPFGVREVIARIRAVMRRAQPRPSAGNGPDRYGSRLTVDRKAARVRLDGEEVALAPKEYDLLAFLTEEPGALMSREQIMEAVWDANWFGPTKTLDVHVAALRRKLAGAITIEAVRGVGFRLEIVKDDGAS comes from the coding sequence GTGCGCGTACTTCTGGTGGAAGACGATGAGCCGGTCGCCCAGTCCCTGAGACGCGGCCTGATCCGGTACGGGTTCGAGGTCGAGTGGGTCTCCACCGGCGCCGCCGCGCTGAGCCACACCGGGCCCTACGACGTCGTACTCCTGGACCTCGGGCTGCCGGACACCGACGGTCTCGACGTGTGCAAGGCGCTGCGGGAGCGCGGTGACGTGCCGATCATCGTGATCAGCGCGCGCAGCGACGAGACGGACCGGGTGGTCGGGCTCGAGCTCGGCGCCGACGACTACGTGTCCAAGCCGTTCGGGGTCCGGGAGGTCATCGCGCGGATACGGGCCGTGATGCGGCGCGCCCAGCCCCGTCCCAGCGCCGGGAACGGCCCCGACCGGTACGGCTCCCGCCTCACCGTGGACCGCAAGGCCGCCCGGGTGCGCCTGGACGGCGAGGAGGTGGCCCTCGCGCCCAAGGAGTACGACCTGCTGGCCTTCCTCACCGAGGAGCCGGGCGCGCTGATGTCGCGCGAGCAGATCATGGAGGCGGTCTGGGACGCCAACTGGTTCGGGCCGACCAAGACGCTGGACGTGCACGTGGCGGCGCTGCGGCGCAAGCTCGCCGGTGCGATCACCATCGAGGCGGTGCGGGGCGTCGGCTTCCGACTGGAGATCGTCAAGGACGACGGGGCTTCATGA